The sequence aaaataggaaTTATATGAGCCGATTCCCCATTTTGTAAAAAGGAAGCTTTTACTTTCAAATATCGACGATGAGACgagcaaattaaaaaaataagcataatttgatattttaaaagaaaatatctttaGAAAAAGAagcataaataaaatttgaataaggtatatatttaatttaaaatttaatgtttgaaagtaattaagtaagtgttgaTTCCTGCGTCGTGTTGTCCATGTTGGATATGATAAGAATCTAACGAATGTAATCCACAAACAATTAACCAACCACGTGGAACTTCttgatcatcattttcattatctTATACATTCGACTGTTATTCCTTATTTCTATTCCCGTAATTGCAATCCTTCGAATACAAACGTTTTTGGTCGCACTCAATCTAAACATATCTtggataaattatattttttttaaacatatctTGAAGAATCATGTAAACCTTCACTGGTAGTAGTAAAATAAGATGAatagattatattataaaaacatatatgttgGAGAACCATGTAAACCTTCACTGGTACCGATAAAATAACATTGAATTTTTGAACTAGTTTGTCACAAAATCAGCAGACTAAtcgatttttgtaaattaaatggttaaaaattaaaattaagcgAAACACATGTCTAGGTGACCATTATTAGAATACCGTTGAAAACATGTAACATATGTACCACACGCTAGTACGCTACCAACATATATGTACAGGCTACAGCTGTAACATTAGAGTGTGTGTCTTTAGAGTTgtgattagaaaataaaaaccttTTCCATGTATTTTGTGTGGGTTATCATCATATACCGTGTATGCatataatcaaaataattaagtGTTAACTTAATATACACATTCAAAtagcaatattttttattagccATTTACGGGTTTCATCTATCGCTATTGGTGCTATTAGAATGATCATTTGTGCGTACACGCAAGAGTGACACCTACCTGTATTTCCACATTTCATCTATAGTCTCGTAGGTCCCTTTTTGGTCATTCGGTATATATATCCTcggtaattaataaaatatagattatTATGAATAAAAGTATCAATAATCGGTACGAATCCTGTTGGAAATATAACCATgaacagttgacaaaaaaaaaccatgaaCAGTAGAGTTTGCGACCGCTAAACGCAAACGCTCATATGCAGTTGTTCAAACATCTGAAACGCAAGCATGAGAGAAACCATCATATGAAGCAATTGTTATTTGTGTCTGTTTGTATTTCACATTTTCTGTTTAGactacaaaacaaaaagaaaagttgaAACGATCAACATTTATTCATAACATGATAACAGTTTGTATAAACCATGCATCAACAAAATATACCTGCACGACAACGTGTTTTCGGATTAAATACCAAGCTATtgaaaattatgttattttataagAACTGTTCACGAATCACTTGCTAATCTGAGAATCAAAGTaatcaaaaaaatttgtttgctTTATAAAATATGGTCAAATTCCTTTACATATCAAAAATAAGttgcttacaaaatattgatACGAAATGGGCCCTGTTAGTTTACttgtcgcgcgacctgcgatcTGCAACTTGCGACTAAGATTACGTTTATGTGATttgcgacctgcgactaaacATGCAACTTGCGACTAAAACTATGTTCATTTACGTGTCGCACGACCTGCGATCTTCGACCAGTCGcgcgatcaaaattttcttttttagtcACTGTTTTTTTCGGCGACTTGAATGAGAACCCATAACTGGTTGTACAATCAGTCGCGCGGcatcaaaacgaacaacaacctgcgacTTGAGACATGCGACCAATCGCATGTCGCATATTTTGCGAtagcaaaacgaacaacaacctgcgacctgcgattagtcgcaggtcgcatgTCGTATGTTGCACGATAGGTAAACGAACATGGCCTTGATAAAAATCGTAAACTATATaggaaaaaaactaaacaaaagtaaaacaaacaataataaGGCCATTTTGCACGcacttatagtttttttttgggtctaaatgtTAAATTTGATGGATTAAGAAACTTATAGTTTAATGATAGAATCAAAATACTATTTAAGTGTCTATGCGAGAGTTGATATTAATCAGATCAGTCTGCGTCGACAAAAGTGGGAGCAATGGTGCGAGATCGAGTCATAAAGTTACATAAGTCAAGTGGCATCAGCAGTCAGGAGAGATGCACCTTAAACTTCGAATTTTATCATACAATTTTCATGGAATATACCGCAGTTAAATTTCTATTATAAATaccatttaaaaaaactaagagcACACGCATTGGAAGTATTTTCCTctcaaatttatcatttttaattaataaaaaattagggAAAAAAGAGAGATAATGGTCTCTTGATAAAGAAGTGTTCTTCAATACAGCAGGTACTCAGTTTCCAAGTGTTGCACtataatttgttatattttctttttatttaaatttaaatgggataataaattatattaatattaaatagctaaagaactctactgaaaaattcaaagaatcgtagttttaaaaaaaaacacactaaGAATCATGATAACAAATAAGGATAAATAGATTGCGAATCCGTGATCCTAGTGCGACCACGTTAAATCTCTTCTCGAAAATGACACTCATGTTCAAGATTCAGTTAACCAGTGAGCCGAccttttgtaattatatatgtttatataaacgAGCGTAGTTAAGGAACTTTCAACacatgtttttgatgctttGATTTGTTAGCAAGGGAGACGCATGAAGTATATTTACGAACCTAAAAgtatacccttttttttttaacaacatgcTAAAATTATACCTATATCAGAAAATCGCTATATggattaatagaagatatttttagcaaaaaaaaaattaatagaagatattaaTATCTCCAAATACAAGAACCGATgggaaatataaatatttttaaaatgaaataggaTAAATAAGGAAACACCAGAAATACTAGCAAAGAAAAAcctaatttataatataactaaaCTACGATTTTCAAACAATTGTATATATCTAAACTGAGTACATCAAGAAAATGTGTATTATATGGCTTTTGAATTAATAATTCcaaattttccataaaattgTTTCTGAAAtagtatgtaattttttttagaaggaaaaaactattttttttttgtcggggatttatttagatattacaattatgagaaagattacaaagACGATTTGATTACCGACAATACAACCTGCCTTATAAGGATCTACGCCTAACTGTCTCAtttgagccgtcctatgaaaaTCACGCCTGACTGGATGAGAAAAAGCTACTCTAAAAATTAAACAGAATTTCAATTAATAGAAATGGGAAACCAAATTaagctctttttctttttcgggCTTCCATGTAGTAGACACAAACATCATTACGCCCTGACATGGAATGAGTATCACACCCCTTTGCTTATTAACTCGTTACATATGGGGTCGCATCTATAAAGATATCTAGAGAGGAAACTAGAGAAGTTGAAAGTGTACAAACATAGTAAGAATCGGTGGACGACTTTACATATTGTTAAGGATCCGAGTTTGGTACAAACACTTTGGTTTATTGATTTTCGCATCTGGAGTTGTACTTGTATGAACCTTATTTCACTACTATAggacaactgatatttgtaaataataataagaacataaaataaaaattacaatattGAAATACAagaataaagaagaattgcagagtCAGGATGATTaatttctttccttaaatctttaaacgccCTGTAGTGTGACTGTTTCATAGCGGTCATATTTTCAGGATACAACTGCAACATTGTTTCTAtttaccatcaccgaaaaacagaatctatcaaacctatttttgtgatatactCTCAgactaaaaaaaagaaagatactaGCATAACTATTATGAGTGGGAGAATTGTTTCTTGATTGTATGAATGTGTGTACTAGAGAATATGACTTGCTTCCCTTttataatcaacaaaaaaaaagttcagcACTAAGGTGGTGTTATtcaatcatgtattttaatagaGTTTAAATTTAAACACAATCCACTGGTATTCAAATGATgattctaaattctattttaaaatctagtgttattcagTGAATGATTTAAATCCAGcttttaaaatctagtgttattcaactttcaaagattttaaagttctttgtattttaaattgatttcaaatAATCTCTTATGGATTCTTATGAACAAATGAATGAATTCAAAATCTGAGGTCTAATGCAGAGATTTTAGAATCCATCaacttaaaactttaaaatttgatagattataaaacattaataacTGATTTGAAAGCAGTGATTGAATAACACCCCCTAAGTCATAAGTGGAGCATTGAATCACATCAAATGTCATAAAGAATATTGATTCCTTTTGACCATTTTCATGACATTAACATTCAAGAAAAGATATTGTAAATTTGACTAAATTAAACACCAATAACATTTTCTTTAATgggttatattttatatgaaaacaaacatataaaattttcatgAATAAGATTTAagtagggctgttcaatatggtaaaaccgaaccgtaccgaaccgaaccgaaccgaaatagacaatatggtttggttttggtatataccatataaaccgaatggatataattttataaaaaccgtaggatttggatatggtttggtatataaccgattaaaccgaataaaccaaacaaaaccgattaaaagtaaaaatatgtaaatatgtatctattttataacaatacatgaaaatctatttgttacataagttaaatttgtgttaataactattaccataattttatagtaataaaaaaccttaatttgtaaaacgtttgaactataactaaataacaatacatcgcaattcatacATCTTATtttgtaaatctttttttgatctttttgatttattttagtcttcactaaattaatatgaagattataaatttgatggacaataattaatgaaaaattttcaattgaaaaagtataattttaatgaacactaaatatggaagagtggaaaaacttttctttcatgtttctattttgtttcatatttttattttcaaaatttcaagttttgattttagttatagatttgattattttatttgatggtagaggcatttttacttttttgttcatttatttgaacatgtaatatatttttaataaatgactgtattgacaatatgactccaaaattcatataatatgatctcaaataaaataattatgttttttggtataaaaccgaataaaccaaaaaccgacggtatataaaccgaaccgaaccgaagtaaatatggatttagaatggtagttatattttactaaccgaaataccgaaaaccgaaaaaaaaccgaaccgaaaccgaaccgataaccggattgaacacccctagatTTAAGTATAAATCCACATTCAAAGCCAAATATTCATTGTGAGACATTTGCTAGGTTTTATACTTAGTCAAAtctaaagttttataaattataaaacactCACATTAGATCTTCATTTTTTATTCACAACAACTCTTATTTTGACAAGTAGTTACATTACTTCATAGTGTCCATGGTTATTCCAACGAACGTCTTCGCCCGAAATCTTACTAAAAAGGTCTAAAACCATTTCGTCAAAAAAACGAGTTTCAACAATCcaccacatgaatagaaatgactctataCAGTAGACGACTCGAAAGACTTGACTTCCTAGACAAGACTCAACTAAGGACTTTTGAGAATACAAACGAAAAATCCACTGCGTGATGAGTTGGTAGCAATTTTTCAGCCTTTAACCAATCATTGTTAATAGATATCAGATTTACTCGGCCAGGAGGTggccatgatgtcttgaacctccCGGGCTTTAGTGTAAAACTAGACAATATCTATAACACAACTTCATTCTCTCACAGAACtaggttctctattgtgttcattttgACCGTGAACAGTCCTGGTTGGTCATGAatgaacttggagaatatagtttttccttcattctcctagaaacggtcCCATTTCATACTCACAAGGTGATTTGCCATGTTTTGTTTAGAAATCATGTACTACTTCATTCATATCTCAAAACAATGGAcacaaatcattaaaagctaATGCTTATCATATATTTCTTACATGTAGCACTGTTTAATCATCATAAGAACTGGGTATAGACCGAAGTCTTACAGTGTTTTGGACAGATTTAGTTTGACTTAGTTGTCTCCTTGAACCTATTtattgggatctccagtcagttAGGTAGAGTTACCGTCAAACCTCATCTTAATTCACATGCTAcacattccttttgatgatatACAATATGATCTCATGAAACACCTTTAATAAAAAGATTCTAGGTTGTCATCACGATGAACATAATCTCTTAAGATTAGTCGAGATCAATTGTCTGatgatttttgtcattttttttcaagatacaattaaccaTTATACACAAAACTCAGTGTATGGCACTagtttttcgtttttcaaaaaaaatcatattgtgATAACTATCACTAATTATATTTGGCCTCTTGCCAACAACTTTATATTGTAAGCAAAGTTTTCCTCATATTTCTCGAGATAACTTTAAAACatgcatatttacatttaaGATCTTTTAAGAGTTTAGAAAAATGATCTATAattcttttagatttaaatgaataaaaagcaattttaaaaaatattaaaattttctttttgatgtATTTCATTCTCATATATCACATTTTACAAATAACTATCTTCGTAGTTCTCTTAAGTTGATTTATAAATCAAACCTATATATGATTTGAATTTGTCCACAACATATTTTTGCTTTTTAGCAAATATACATATCATTATAAGATATTATTTGTACCATCAAAACCatacaattttatataattattttcaaccATATTGACTTTAAAAACTACAATATTCATGTCAGTTTCTATCATCTTAGAATTCTCATTGTTTTTGCATGGTCAATCTTTTTACAATTTGCATTTATTTAAGCAATTTTTTTAGTTACCATGGATATAGCTCTTTGACTTCCTTCTTCTCGTTCTTCTGCATTCAATCTTATTTCAAAGCAAAAACGGAAAACGAAAACGTATCTTCATACACTTGTGTGATTAAGACAAGAGGTTGGGAATCAAAAGAAACACATGAGTTCCATTAACTTGAAGCTGTTAGCAACATTCATGAATTGCTTAACAAATCTCACCTCCAAGAAAAAAACTACTTTTTTATAATGTCAGAGGttccaaacaattttaaattaactTTTCTTAGGATAGCAGACTCTTTCCAACGGAAATTGAATCGTTACTCTATAAATACTTACTAGATAATCTAAGAGTTTTAGCTACTAGGCCAACTAATCGTGGTAAAATTAGAAACTTtacaaaagaaagagaaaaaggtTACATAAGAGAAAATTTTATTGTGGGACAAGGCATCTATAAAAGTGGATAACCTCTTTGAATTTTACTTCCTAATAGGGAATTAAGTTTATAGACCCTTTGTGAGGCCTAAACTTATATGGCTTGCATCAAGGGGAAGGTATTGCGTAAGAAGCTTTTCACAAACTACACATTCCTTGCGTCAAACTGCAATATATGTCTCTATAAGTATGCGTATGTAGCTTTCCGTGGCCATGCtctgatttataaaaaaattcaaggtAAAGTTCTACTCGATACATATTAGTTTTATGAAACCAGGGAGCAGCAAGCAAACTCTGTGCCAATGGGACCTGCGGTGGAGCTATGGAAGGAAAGAGAGATGGATAAAACGAGAAAGAAGTGTGTgtcatgttttcttttttaaccgTCATATGTTCAGATGTTGGTTCATTGAACACGATTTGTTTCCAAGGCAGATAAGAGCCTAATGAGTTTGAGATTTGTAGGTACGAGAGGCTAAGCGAGAAGATTATGTTATGggaagacaagaagaagaaaaaagcaaaGAGAAAGCTTCATAGAACAGAGGTATAcatcttcctcttttttttttactcggTTTTTAAATTAGTGATTCTGGCATAACTATAAGACTAATGTATGTGATGCATGTGCAGAGAGGTGTTGAAAAGGCAAAGTTGAAGGCGAAGCAGAGGTTCATAGATGATAATGAACGCATTGAGATCATTGTTGCAAGTGCAAGAACACATGCATATGAGAGTCAAATGAAGGAAGTGTTGAAGGTTAAGGAGAAAGCAAACCTCATGAGAACAACAGGGAGGAGTCCATGTGCATGCCTTTGAATACTGCAAACTGCAAGAAATGCGAAGCTAAACATTCTTTCTTAACTGCTTATAATTATTGTTGAATATGTAAAAGGCAGACACAACTGAGGTGTCACAATCTATAGAGTATTAGAGAGATAACACATGATCAATCATCAATTACGTCACAAATCAGGAAACAATAACTTAAAGTTGCACAATAGTACTAGAACTCAAAATCACAAATACAATTCCCAAGCTTGCAATCAGTAAACATAAAAAGGTGCAAAACGACCACATAGTGTGGAAattaaccaaaccgaaccaatttgaaattttcggtttttgattcaagtttggtcCTGAGGTCGGTTCAGTTTGGCAGGTTAAAGAAAGAAACCAGTTATTGAACCAAATAAAcggaaataaacaaacaaaacaaaagcaaaTGTGATCAAAATTATccattttttaaaggaaaattgAACTATAATCGATTATTTGTTTGGTAACATGTTAATTCAGTTTTTACCGATATAAAGATTCTAACCAAATAATTCCAATTTATACAAACCATATTTAAATTTCGAACTTCAAACCAAATTATTAACTAAATCAAACATAATCGAAGTAAATTGAAAATTATAGAATTTCCTGAAACCAAACAAACCGATTAGTGAACTGAGTTTTTCTTAGGTTCAATTGAGCAATATATGAACCAAACTAACCGAAAACTAAGTTACCCGAACCGAGCTAACCAATCTCGGAGGTCTGCTGCTACCACAGATCAAAAGGACGACGGTCTTAACTCTTAACGGTTCTGATTGTCAACACCTTCCGAATGAGCGAGAGGATACGAGCTGAGCTGAGGTATATTCGCGTAAACGACAACCAAAATTCgtatatgttttttctttttttggattttatgatTAATTTGACAAGAGAGCCGGTTGATGTCTTCCGCAACCTCATCATCATCgatccaccaccaccatctgTCTATGTATCTATCACAGTTGTAGGATACTAATAAtgttctatctctctctctctagctagCTTCTCCTTTCGTGGGCACATGAAGTAGAATAAGGTTGCCTTCGATTCGCTTCCTGATCAAATTTCAGGTAAAACCGTGTTTTTAAATCTGACGGACGACCTCTGGGTGgtgaaagatcaacactttccAGTTTTACacatctttttttgttttaatacgATCTCAAGCATTGAAAGTTGAATTTCAGGTTTCTCTTCCATGTAAATGATCCTTCTTGTGTGTTTTGGTTTGTCACCCTTTTTAGTGGAGCATTTCAAAGTCTTGGCTGGGTGGTGGTTGTGGTCTTGATCTGCAATGATGTATCAGGCCGTGCCCACGGCCACAACCTCTCGTGGTGGAACTCCAACGGAGAGTGCTGATTACGTTGTCACTTTGGATCAGATTCCGAGGTGGAGTGATGTTGAGCAGAGGTCGTCATCATCCCTGGAAGGTGAAACTGGAGATCCGGCGCATTCTAATCCTCGCTATGCAAACCCTTTGGCTTCTTCGTCTTCTGAAGCAGGAGGCAGCGGCGGGAATGGGATGGTGTCTAAGTTTCCTGTTGATCACGAGATTAACTCCAAGATCTACCTCTGGAGAGGGGAGCCCTGGAACCTTGAGGTTGATGCTGTTGTCAATTCCACCAATGAGGTAAAACCTGAGAATCATAGATGGGAAAGTAAATTTCTCTTTATGTGTGTCGTTTGATGTGGTTGAATTTTGCTGGACAGAACTTGGATGAGGCACATAGCAGTCCTGGTCTACATGCTGCTGCTGGACCTGGCCTTGCAGAACAGTGTGCTACTTTGGTACCAACACTTTCTTTCACTATTTTCTTAAGCACAGTTCTTTAAGCATTACATTTGTGTATTATGTTGACAGGGTGGATGCCGGACAGGGATGGCGAAAGTAACAAACGCCTATGATCTACCTGCCAGGTAATTGGTGATGGAAACATAAATTCACTCTCTGCTATGTTCTTCAACTAGCCTTGTCCCTATGTTAGAGTTGCTTCATTGTTGACTATGTACAATTTTTTTCATGCCCTATGACTGTGAGTACTACTTTTTGTGATTCCTGGGGAATTTCGAAATTAAGGTGGACAGGCCTGGTAGCTCTTAGTCTTAAATATCAAACATTCTGTGTGCACTGTGCAATTGATTTGTCAGTTCTCTTAGTCCGGAactccaagatttttttttttttttttttttggtttcttgttCAGGAGGGTTATCCATACAGTGGGACCCAAGTATGCAGTAAAGTATCATACAGCCGCTGAGAATGCTCTAAGTCACTGCTATAGATCTTGTCTGGAGCTTCTCATTGATAATGGGCTTCAAAGGTTTGTGAATTAAGGGAAAATTCTTAGTTTTCCCTTAATATCATTTGCaaatttttctttgttcttaaaataaaaaactcgattttggtTAACATACAACATTACAGTATTGCTATGGACTGTATATACACAGAAGCCAAAAACTATCCCCGAGAACCAGCTGCTCATGTTGCCATCAGTAAAGACAGTTCTTGAACATTCTCATTCCTTTCAGTAAATAACCTCCATGTTTCCTAATCATGTTTCGTGCGTGGTCCCCAGGAACTGTACGTCGGTTTCTAGAGAAGCAGAAAGATCAAATCAGTGCCGTTGTTTTCTGTACCACCACAACCTCTGATACAGAGATATACAAAAGGTATAGAGCAGCAGTCCCTAATTCGTACAGTTATGTGATGCAGAAGCAATGTAGCGTTTGCTAAAATTTTCGACTCTA is a genomic window of Brassica napus cultivar Da-Ae chromosome A2, Da-Ae, whole genome shotgun sequence containing:
- the LOC106357299 gene encoding uncharacterized protein LOC106357299, with the translated sequence MGPAVELWKEREMDKTRKKYERLSEKIMLWEDKKKKKAKRKLHRTERGVEKAKLKAKQRFIDDNERIEIIVASARTHAYESQMKEVLKVKEKANLMRTTGRSPCACL